Proteins from a genomic interval of Drosophila melanogaster chromosome 2R:
- the Tom7 gene encoding translocase of outer membrane 7, isoform A, which yields MKLSEGVKDRLGFVVGVVQTGFHWGFVPLVLYLGFMKGAEPGMPPLNLFSLLWQ from the exons ATGAAGCTATCCGAGGGAGTTAAGGATCGTTTGGGATTTGTGGTTGGAGTCGTCCAGACTGGATTCCACTGGGGATTCGTGCCTCTTGTGCTGTATTTGG GATTTATGAAGGGAGCTGAGCCTGGCATGCCGCCTCTGAACCTTTTCAGTCTGTTATGGCAGTAA